A genome region from Leptodactylus fuscus isolate aLepFus1 chromosome 6, aLepFus1.hap2, whole genome shotgun sequence includes the following:
- the LOC142209052 gene encoding guanylate-binding protein 7-like isoform X2: protein MERPVCLIENHEDGTIQVNQAALEILSAITQKVVVVAIVGKYRTGKSYLMNKLAGQKNGFSLGATVQSMTKGIWMWCVPHPVRPDHTLVLLDTEGLGDVEKVNSQNDSWIFALAVLLSSTLVYNSMGTIDQQAMEQLHYVTELTEKIKVKSSEQEELQDDSSEFKRYFPSFIWCVRDFTLQLQLNGKEITEDEYLRNALKLKSGLNPQIINYNLPRECLRRYFHSHKCFVFDRPASKDDLQNLDNMECSQLNPIFVQQTRKFCSYIYENSSAKTLSGGYTITGRGLGDVTVSYVESIRSGSIPSLENAVVALAKIENSRAIEEALSKYEEMMTQYGSKFPTETQEEFLSLDKECHSQALKVFMKLSFKDDNQEFQLKLLEALGHKKATYLLRNEEASETKCRVLLQELSVSLEEGIREGKFSVPGGYKIFLEEKKSLEENYMKVKGKGVKSLEVFQEFLKENETVESTILIADKSLEEKEKKLAEQRSRVEVAARDKEILEKANMELQENLENKEQSYKMHVEMLEKKMSEESEKMKKENEWLIQEKLQEQKEMLERGFKNKHEMLEEEINGLRERSSKAETQTLLGDIFKGVTSIIDKAGDALSKPGLPTIPLGPSPGSYMAPSPVHIPQVNVLCDDLRYDPYYDQRYDQFDVQCYEQYEVQSYGPCYDPCYDPCYNPCYDPCYDPCYDPCYDPCYDPCAPR, encoded by the exons ATGGAGCGTCCGGTGTGCTTAATAGAGAACCATGAAGATGGGACAATCCAAGTGAATCAGGCGGCTCTGGAGATCTTATCCGCCATTACTCAGAAGGTGGTTGTTGTGGCCATAGTCGGGAAATATCGGACTGGGAAGTCTTATCTAATGAACAAACTGGCCGgacagaagaatg GGTTCTCATTGGGAGCGACAGTCCAGTCTATGACTAAAGGTATCTGGATGTGGTGCGTTCCCCACCCTGTGAGACCTGATCACACCCTCGTACTGCTGGATACAGAAGGACTGGGCGATGTGGAGAAG GTGAACAGTCAGAATGACTCCTGGATCTTCGCCCTGGCGGTTCTTCTCAGCAGCACCCTGGTATATAACAGTATGGGGACCATTGACCAGCAGGCCATGGAGCAGCTCCA TTATGTCACAGAACTTACCGAGAAAATAAAAGTGAAATCTTCTGAGCAGGAAGAGTTACAAGACGATTCCTCCGAGTTCAAGAGATATTTCCCGTCCTTCATCTGGTGCGTCCGAGATTTCACTCTTCAGCTGCAACTCAATGGGAAGGAAATCACTGAAGATGAATATCTGAGAAACGCCCTGAAGCTAAAGTCAG GTCTGAATCCACAAATAATAAATTACAACCTCCCCCGGGAGTGTCTCCGCCGTTACTTCCATTCCCACAAGTGTTTTGTGTTTGATCGGCCGGCATCTAAGGACGATCTTCAGAACCTGGACAATATGGAGTGTTCTCAGCTGAACCCAATATTTGTACaacagacaaggaaattctgTTCATACATTTATGAGAATAGTTCAGCTAAAACCCTATCAGGAGGGTACACGATCACCGGGAGAG GTCTTGGAGATGTCACAGTCTCCTACGTGGAGTCCATTCGTAGCGGGTCCATTCCATCTTTGGAAAATGCAGTTGTCGCTTTGGCAAAGATTGAGAATTCTCGAGCCATAGAAGAAGCTTTATCTAAGTACGAGGAGATGATGACTCAATATGGAAGTAAATTTCCAACGGAGACACAAGAAGAGTTTCTAAGCCTGGACAAGGAATGTCACTCACAAGCCTTGAAGGTCTTCATGAAGCTTTCTTTTAAGGATGACAATCAAGAATTCCAACTCAAGTTGCTG GAAGCGTTGGGCCATAAAAAGGCAACGTATCTACTGAGAAATGAAGAGGCGTCCGAGACAAAGTGCAGAGTCTTACTGCAGGAGCTGAGTGTGAGTCTGGAGGAAGGAATAAGGGAAGGAAAGTTCTCTGTGCCCGGGGGGTATAAGATATTCCTCGAAGAGAAGAAGTCATTGGAGGAGAATTATATGAAGGTCAAAGGGAAAGGGGTGAAG TCTCTGGAAGTCTTTCAAGAGTTTCTCAAAGAAAATGAGACTGTGGAGTCCACCATCCTGATAGCGGATAAAAGTCTGGAAGAAAAGGAAAAGAAGTTGGCTG AGCAGAGATCCCGGGTAGAAGTGGCCGCACGAGACAAGGAGATCCTGGAAAAGGCCAACATGGAGCTTCAGGAGAACCTGGAGAACAAAGAGCAAAGTTATAAGATGCATGTGGAGATGCTGGAGAAGAAGATGAGCGAGGAAAGCGAGAAaatgaagaaggaaaatgaatggCTGATACAAGAGAAGCTGCAG GAACAAAAAGAAATGCTGGAGAGAGGGTTCAAGAACAAACATGAAATGCTGGAGGAGGAGATCAACGGTCTGCGAGAACGGAGCAGCAAAGCCGAGACACAGACGTTATTGGGAGACATCTTTAAGGGAGTAACAAGTATAATCGACAAAGCTGGTGATGCACTTAGCAAACCTGGAC TTCCCACAATTCCTCTGGGTCCAAGTCCTGGATCTTACATGGCGCCATCTCCAGTCCATATTCCTCAAGTAAATGTGTTGTGTGATGACCTGCGTTACGATCCTTATTACGACCAGAGATACGACCAGTTTGACGTCCAGTGTTACGAGCAGTACGAGGTCCAGAGTTACGGACCTTGCTACGACCCTTGCTACGACCCTTGTTACAACCCTTGCTACGACCCTTGCTACGACCCTTGTTATGACCCTTGTTATGACCCATGTTACGATCCTTGTGCACCAAGATGA
- the LOC142209052 gene encoding guanylate-binding protein 7-like isoform X1 → MERPVCLIENHEDGTIQVNQAALEILSAITQKVVVVAIVGKYRTGKSYLMNKLAGQKNGFSLGATVQSMTKGIWMWCVPHPVRPDHTLVLLDTEGLGDVEKVNSQNDSWIFALAVLLSSTLVYNSMGTIDQQAMEQLHYVTELTEKIKVKSSEQEELQDDSSEFKRYFPSFIWCVRDFTLQLQLNGKEITEDEYLRNALKLKSGLNPQIINYNLPRECLRRYFHSHKCFVFDRPASKDDLQNLDNMECSQLNPIFVQQTRKFCSYIYENSSAKTLSGGYTITGRGLGDVTVSYVESIRSGSIPSLENAVVALAKIENSRAIEEALSKYEEMMTQYGSKFPTETQEEFLSLDKECHSQALKVFMKLSFKDDNQEFQLKLLEALGHKKATYLLRNEEASETKCRVLLQELSVSLEEGIREGKFSVPGGYKIFLEEKKSLEENYMKVKGKGVKSLEVFQEFLKENETVESTILIADKSLEEKEKKLAEQRSRVEVAARDKEILEKANMELQENLENKEQSYKMHVEMLEKKMSEESEKMKKENEWLIQEKLQEQKEMLERGFKNKHEMLEEEINGLRERSSKAETQTLLGDIFKGVTSIIDKAGDALSKPGLVPTIPLGPSPGSYMAPSPVHIPQVNVLCDDLRYDPYYDQRYDQFDVQCYEQYEVQSYGPCYDPCYDPCYNPCYDPCYDPCYDPCYDPCYDPCAPR, encoded by the exons ATGGAGCGTCCGGTGTGCTTAATAGAGAACCATGAAGATGGGACAATCCAAGTGAATCAGGCGGCTCTGGAGATCTTATCCGCCATTACTCAGAAGGTGGTTGTTGTGGCCATAGTCGGGAAATATCGGACTGGGAAGTCTTATCTAATGAACAAACTGGCCGgacagaagaatg GGTTCTCATTGGGAGCGACAGTCCAGTCTATGACTAAAGGTATCTGGATGTGGTGCGTTCCCCACCCTGTGAGACCTGATCACACCCTCGTACTGCTGGATACAGAAGGACTGGGCGATGTGGAGAAG GTGAACAGTCAGAATGACTCCTGGATCTTCGCCCTGGCGGTTCTTCTCAGCAGCACCCTGGTATATAACAGTATGGGGACCATTGACCAGCAGGCCATGGAGCAGCTCCA TTATGTCACAGAACTTACCGAGAAAATAAAAGTGAAATCTTCTGAGCAGGAAGAGTTACAAGACGATTCCTCCGAGTTCAAGAGATATTTCCCGTCCTTCATCTGGTGCGTCCGAGATTTCACTCTTCAGCTGCAACTCAATGGGAAGGAAATCACTGAAGATGAATATCTGAGAAACGCCCTGAAGCTAAAGTCAG GTCTGAATCCACAAATAATAAATTACAACCTCCCCCGGGAGTGTCTCCGCCGTTACTTCCATTCCCACAAGTGTTTTGTGTTTGATCGGCCGGCATCTAAGGACGATCTTCAGAACCTGGACAATATGGAGTGTTCTCAGCTGAACCCAATATTTGTACaacagacaaggaaattctgTTCATACATTTATGAGAATAGTTCAGCTAAAACCCTATCAGGAGGGTACACGATCACCGGGAGAG GTCTTGGAGATGTCACAGTCTCCTACGTGGAGTCCATTCGTAGCGGGTCCATTCCATCTTTGGAAAATGCAGTTGTCGCTTTGGCAAAGATTGAGAATTCTCGAGCCATAGAAGAAGCTTTATCTAAGTACGAGGAGATGATGACTCAATATGGAAGTAAATTTCCAACGGAGACACAAGAAGAGTTTCTAAGCCTGGACAAGGAATGTCACTCACAAGCCTTGAAGGTCTTCATGAAGCTTTCTTTTAAGGATGACAATCAAGAATTCCAACTCAAGTTGCTG GAAGCGTTGGGCCATAAAAAGGCAACGTATCTACTGAGAAATGAAGAGGCGTCCGAGACAAAGTGCAGAGTCTTACTGCAGGAGCTGAGTGTGAGTCTGGAGGAAGGAATAAGGGAAGGAAAGTTCTCTGTGCCCGGGGGGTATAAGATATTCCTCGAAGAGAAGAAGTCATTGGAGGAGAATTATATGAAGGTCAAAGGGAAAGGGGTGAAG TCTCTGGAAGTCTTTCAAGAGTTTCTCAAAGAAAATGAGACTGTGGAGTCCACCATCCTGATAGCGGATAAAAGTCTGGAAGAAAAGGAAAAGAAGTTGGCTG AGCAGAGATCCCGGGTAGAAGTGGCCGCACGAGACAAGGAGATCCTGGAAAAGGCCAACATGGAGCTTCAGGAGAACCTGGAGAACAAAGAGCAAAGTTATAAGATGCATGTGGAGATGCTGGAGAAGAAGATGAGCGAGGAAAGCGAGAAaatgaagaaggaaaatgaatggCTGATACAAGAGAAGCTGCAG GAACAAAAAGAAATGCTGGAGAGAGGGTTCAAGAACAAACATGAAATGCTGGAGGAGGAGATCAACGGTCTGCGAGAACGGAGCAGCAAAGCCGAGACACAGACGTTATTGGGAGACATCTTTAAGGGAGTAACAAGTATAATCGACAAAGCTGGTGATGCACTTAGCAAACCTGGAC TAGTTCCCACAATTCCTCTGGGTCCAAGTCCTGGATCTTACATGGCGCCATCTCCAGTCCATATTCCTCAAGTAAATGTGTTGTGTGATGACCTGCGTTACGATCCTTATTACGACCAGAGATACGACCAGTTTGACGTCCAGTGTTACGAGCAGTACGAGGTCCAGAGTTACGGACCTTGCTACGACCCTTGCTACGACCCTTGTTACAACCCTTGCTACGACCCTTGCTACGACCCTTGTTATGACCCTTGTTATGACCCATGTTACGATCCTTGTGCACCAAGATGA